GAGGAATAATAagagaaataggaaaaagaagagggaTTAAGGAAGGAAAGAGATGAGCCTCTAGCTGTCCATCCTACATCCGCAGCTGCTCACGACCAGGCGGCTGGCGCTTCCGAAACCGTGACTCGCATCTCCGCGGACCGCCGCCGCGGCTTACGACGttcacggccgccgccgccgccgcaaggTGCACGTGTTCCGACTCCCACCCGTCGCATTCGCACACGACTCCGAACCGCGAGCTTGGGGGGGTGTCGTGCCGCCCGCGGAGAGAGTTCACTTTAGCCGATCTTTCTTTTGCTGCTTGACTAGGTGCGGCGAGGCGTTATCGAGGTGCCGTGCATATGCCTTGACCTTTCCTTTGGAGCGAGCGCTGTCCAGGTGAAGGTGACCAGGTGTATGACCTTTTCTCTGGAGCGAGCACTGTCCAGGTGAAGGTGACCAGGTGTATGTTATATTGTTATGTACCTTCTTCTCATTCCTTTGAAGCAAGCACTGCAAGGCCAAGAGACGGTTTTTCGCGTACCTGGGACGATCAGCCTATAAGTAGATGGAGCCACAACGGGTGTACCCCGTACCATATTCTGGTACTGAATAGTGGAGTGAGCCTCTGTCTCTGGTGCTGTGGTTTGTCAGTCAACATGTCTGACTTGTCAAGGACTGTCCCTGAGAAGCAGCTCCCGTCGGAGGACCTTCACCCGCCGCCAATGCCAGTGATCAACCTCGGTCACCTCAGCCTTGATTCCACGACACGATCTCGAGTGATCGATGATATCGCCAAAGCATGCCGTGATCTAGGGTACTTCCAGGTATGCTCCTTAAGAACAACTAGGTTGATTGGTGTGTCTACATCACGTCTGTTATTTTTTTCATAGAGCATgataaaaaaagactaaaaaaattgaattcacCAGTTTTGGACatatcaatatttatttataaatttataaatatttaatacattcacttaattatagagaaaacagtaGTATTTTTATGCATACATATACTTTTCATATGTAGATGaaagtaatacgaacctaacaaaatttgtttcatatttttttgaattttagatatctctacattttagattatttcaattgatttatcaatataactaatatttcaTTCAACATGTAGATGAAAGTAATACAAACCTAATAAAAtttattacatattttttaaagtttCAGATATTTTTCtctgtattttagattatttcagccgatttatcaatataactaatattccatTCGACatttttgctgaaatttatcaaaaatcaaaattatatgtatatgtgtaaaCATACGTATAAGCATAGATGTACAGatacatatacttatatatatgcacatcttTACACGTGCATAAGAGGATTAAATGCTACAGTATATGCTACAGTGCCTTAGAGAGGCCTCCAAATCTTGGCCGTTTAATATATAGTATAGATgtgctacttttttttttttctttttgtcctttcctttttctttaccTTGGCCTCTTCCACTCGTCTTAACCTGACAAGACATTGCCACTTCTGAACTCTGATATAGTCAACCAAGGAAGATGATTTGTCCAAGGAAAAAACTGACGCAACTAACCATATCCTAGTTGAAGCAATATTGCAATTCTGCAAAAGATAAACTACATGAATCTTAGAAGCTCTGGCTTCGGACCTTCTTTGAAACCCAGCAGCTAGCACTTGACATCATCCCGCCATTAGCACAATCAGAAGATTATATGATATGACACTACCACATAAACCACAGTCCGCGACCGGCTATCACTGATGGCTCGGCTCCAGTTCACTCAGTTCGACCAGCACAAATGTTCCATCAGAgaaaaaccggcaatgataataacttttcagtaccggttctttaGAAAAactgataataataataactaACACTCCCTGTTTTTcttaagaactggcactgataaatTCTATCTCACTGCCGGCAGTGAACCTGTGAGCAATCTGTCTACTCAACTGCATGGTTTGATGAACTACATTATTCCTATTTTTGCCTCCCAAAATGAAGAGCCTGATGCTTTAAGATATGTGAGATTTGGAGTATATGTAGCACACTCGAGTACTTGACCACGCTAATTAGTTGTCTGGGGTTTCACTCAAATGGCATAGTACTGGAAGACGAGGAGGAAGACAAACTCCACGTTGTCCCTCAGTAGCATGGAAACTGACAGCTAACCTGAAGTTGAGAAGAACTTCAATTTCCATCTTGCCCTTCGGTTTTCATCACATTAGCCTTAGTACTTACGAATGGCAGATTATAGGGCTTCCTGTCATGCGTGTCACATTCTCAGTTTTCTTAGTGCTATGAGCATTTCAGCCTTGAGTGATTTGCCGAATTTGTTATCAGAAGAGAACTTAAGCTATTTCCTTTATATAAACCCTCGCCAGATCCTCAACTAACTAGCAGGTGGTAAGGGAACAAAGAAAGCTTACTTGTCCAAATCTCTGCTGACTGCTCTATTTGCAGGTTATAAACCATGGGATCAGTCAATCCGTCATGGATGCTGCTGTTGACGCAGCTTCAGATTTCTTCAAACTACCAAGTGAAGCAAAGGAGGAGTTTGCATCAGATGACCTCCGACAGCCTATTAGATATGACACCAGCTCAAAAGATAGCATTAGCATGTCACGGGCATTCCTAAAGCATTATGCCCATCCACTCAGTGATTGGATTCAATATTGGCCACGCCAATCACCAATCTACAGGCAAAACAGCTtttttcaatttcgttttacaaaCTTGGAGAATTAGTGTGAATGTTTGTGAGAACTAACATAAATCTTTTTTGTTTACTGAAACCAGGGAATACATGGGAAAGTATGCTGTTGAAGTAAGGAGGGTGGCTTTGCAATTGATGGAAGCAATACTAGAAGGCCTGGGATTGGGCAAGGAATACCTGCATGAGAAATTTCAGGAAGGCTTGCAACTATTGTCAGTGAACTGCTACCCTAAAGCATCACAAGGTGCTACGACTATAGGGCTGGCTCCACATTCTGATTATGGATTCCTCACCATCTTGCTCACAAGTTGTCAGGGCCTTGAAGTTGTTGACCGCAGCAGCAACAGCTGGAAGAGGGTCCAGCAACTCCCACATGCATTCCATGTCCACGTTGGAGACCACATGGAAGTCCTGAGCAATGGCCGAATTAAGACTGTTGTGCACAGTGCCGTTCTGAATCCTGAAGAAGCAAGGATATCTATAGCTAGCATTCATGGTTTTGCACTACATGAGAAGGTCGCCTGCGCCAAGGACCTTGTGGACGAGCAAAATCCCCAGAAATACAAAGAGAGCAGCTTTAATGACTTCCTCGACCATCTCATAGCTAATATCGACAACAAGCACAGGAACTTTCTTGAAAGCCTTAGACTCTAAGGTTGAGGAGCGTAATTAGGGTATAATCTTCACTACAAGTTCAAAAGTAGGTAACACGACGTGCTATGTCTACAGTTCATCTATATCTTTTTCAAAGCTCAGACTAATGCTGCAAGTGTAAGGTTCTGTGTTATGTATTTGTTGATTTGGTATGGAGGTATCAACATGTTGTGTGCCGCAGGTTGTTTTTCCATTTCATCCCACTACATCATTATGGATCTGTCACAGGTGAAGAAACCAATCAAGTTTGAAAATAATGTAGTAGGGATTACTGTTATTTGTTACTCGTGTAAGGCCAAACTTCCGTGACAAAAAAATACCAATTTTTATGGATGCACACAGTTTATCACAAAATGCAGCAGTATACACTAAACCTATCACAGATGCCAGTATTAAAAAATCAATTAACCTGTTTCCTTGTATATTATCATTGAAAGAACACAAGTTAACGAGGCCTATACAGTGCGCACGTGCACGCACACAAGGAATGAGTAAACGAGGCAACAACCACTGGAAAGATGATTTAATAACATATTAAGGGCCTGGGTAGGTTGGGCAGACAGTGCCGAACTCTATATTGCTTGGTCAATGTCAAGCGTGTAGTAGGTCCACTGATGAGGATATTTAGTTTTTTCTCTCTTGTGGTATAAAATTTAACATTTGATCATGCAGGCTAATTGGTGTTATGAGAGAGGCAGATCGAGCTAAGGTTTATCGTCACATGTTGAATCCCGAAGCGTCCATATAATCTTCAATAAAGGCCATACCTTTGGCTGCAGCTTTCCATTTCCAGTTTTACATGAAGCATTTGTAACTCGCATGTGTACTCATCTTTGGCCATCATCCACACCCTTTAGGCTCAAAAAATCATCTCTGAAAACTTGTAGTGCATGTGAAAACAGCTCAGATGGCTCaatgtaaaatatttttatatattaagcaTGCCAATTAATTAGTTTGTGCTTATGAGATGGTTGCTGTTCAATTTCAATTCAATTCCTTTTAAAGCCAATAGGAGGTTACAACTCACTAGTCTTCATGAAGTGgtcaatatttatttttacGAGGGGAATGGTCAATAGAACTGAAGTCATTTCCTTTCAAACCTTGAAAATTGGATCCAATGCATGCATCTTCTGGATATCATAGCTACCCCTCCCGCATGCCTTTGTCAGTCAACCGTAATTGGTTAACGGATTCCCACTTGATCCCCTCATGTATGCAATAGATTGAATCCTAAAATCTCTCAGAGGCCAGAGCTTTCATTAGTGCTACAGAGAATATGTTCATTGGTGATGAGTGATGACTGAGTACAAGTAGATTCTGAATAATCTGGTCTTGGCATGAATAGTACATGAAGCAGGGGCAAGGAAAAAGCCAACAAGAGCATGCAGTTTGTGTTTCACTGACCAACTTATGTTTTTCGCCATAACAATTACGAAGATAAACTTTTACTCCAAATGCGCTAAAAGGATGCATGCTAACACAATTGCCGATTAATAGTCCCAGAACAACAAATTATGAGATGCCCAACGAAATCAAATCATACAGAGAGACCCCAGAAAAAATGATGCCCATCAGGTTTTCAAACTAGGGCAAACTCCACTGTTGTGAGGTTGGGAATTCTTCAGATCCAAATCCAGATGAGTCTTCCGAGGCTGCATGAATCGAAGACCCGACAAGACACGTCCTCGACTAGATTGGACGCGTGATTTTTCGAAACTGATGATTCTCAGACGATACCGAAGCGAAATCAAAATGGGAGAGGAAAACGACCGTACCTGGAACGTCGTTGCAATCGCTGGCGCCGGCTTTGATTTCCGATCCGCTCCCCTTTTGCCTGCACCGGAGAAGAAGAGGCGAGTGGCCCACCAGCCCGCCGCGGCCGACACCGCCGCCCGATAGGTGGCTCATAATGGGCTCTGTGCTAGGTATTTGTGAGGTGTGAAGGCCGAGCTAACGTCTTAATGCCTTACTGGGCTTGGGCTTTGTCCCCATACGGTTCTCAGGTTCCATCACAGATTGAGCCCAGTTTTTTCCCCTTGATGGCAGCTTAGCAGTCTTACCGAGACGATTAATATTTCGAACCTATAAAAAACATTATATCTGTTAGCAATATAGGCTCATCTAATGGACTACTCATGTGGATACTTAATCTAAACTAGGCTCATGGACATGTGCTTCAGGACCATTAGTGGTAGCAAGTTCATGGCATGTTTTGTTCACAACCTAAAAGTATCTAAGCTTgccaaatatttcttttttatctaAACTGTCACATTTGTAGCGAATAAAATCAGCGCCTCACCTTAGGCAACATAACAAAATcttgtcatatttttttagtctctAACACATGGGATTGCAGTAGTAGAAAATGAATCTTATCACAATTATGATAACTAACCAAACGATTGTCTAAACTGATCAAACCTACCTAATCTTAGACATGGCAAAGTATGACTACAAACCAAATATGCCATTAGTCCTACATAGCTAATCCATATAAAAGGGTCCCTCCCCTCTATAAGGAGAGGAAGGATTCCCAAGTTATACATATAAATATCAATTAAGTGGAATGGTACCGgactatatatattttggaTTTTGTGTGCT
This genomic window from Phragmites australis chromosome 7, lpPhrAust1.1, whole genome shotgun sequence contains:
- the LOC133925193 gene encoding flavanone 3-dioxygenase 3-like, translating into MLYCYVPSSHSFEASTARPRDGFSRTWDDQPISRWSHNGCTPYHILVLNSGVSLCLWCCGLSVNMSDLSRTVPEKQLPSEDLHPPPMPVINLGHLSLDSTTRSRVIDDIAKACRDLGYFQVINHGISQSVMDAAVDAASDFFKLPSEAKEEFASDDLRQPIRYDTSSKDSISMSRAFLKHYAHPLSDWIQYWPRQSPIYRQNSFYKSFLFTETREYMGKYAVEVRRVALQLMEAILEGLGLGKEYLHEKFQEGLQLLSVNCYPKASQGATTIGLAPHSDYGFLTILLTSCQGLEVVDRSSNSWKRVQQLPHAFHVHVGDHMEVLSNGRIKTVVHSAVLNPEEARISIASIHGFALHEKVACAKDLVDEQNPQKYKESSFNDFLDHLIANIDNKHRNFLESLRL